One window from the genome of Pelodictyon luteolum DSM 273 encodes:
- the rlmN gene encoding 23S rRNA (adenine(2503)-C(2))-methyltransferase RlmN: MKRERSNILNLRMDELKEALAAINEPQWRAAQLHQWLFSHRAGSFDDMTTLSLPLRRKLAESFYIQQPVTEKHDETMEGSPAGATEKLLIQLPDGERVETVLIPGPNRMTACVSAQAGCLLGCSFCATGQMGFRRNLSSGEITGQVWALSDMLQERNREASISNIVFMGMGEPLLNTANVIEAVLNLSTRKYRFSTSQRKITISTVGITPEIDRLADTGLKTKLAVSLHSAIQEKREALMPQAARQYPLDRLRESLIGYASKTGEPVTLAYMLLKGINDSEMDAKRLIRYASGFFCKINLIDYNPIVNIKFEPVCDGTRERFRDILQDAGLQVTIRKSYGTPINAACGQLAADCTGNSDNL, from the coding sequence ATGAAGAGAGAACGATCAAACATCCTCAACCTCCGCATGGATGAGCTCAAGGAAGCCCTTGCAGCCATCAATGAGCCTCAGTGGCGCGCAGCGCAGCTGCACCAGTGGCTCTTCAGCCACCGTGCCGGATCGTTCGACGACATGACCACCCTCAGCCTCCCCCTGCGCAGGAAGCTCGCCGAATCCTTCTATATCCAGCAGCCCGTCACAGAAAAGCACGATGAAACAATGGAGGGCAGCCCTGCAGGAGCGACTGAAAAGCTGCTCATCCAGCTTCCCGACGGAGAACGGGTCGAAACCGTCCTCATCCCGGGGCCCAACCGGATGACGGCCTGCGTGTCGGCACAGGCGGGCTGCCTTTTGGGATGCTCCTTCTGTGCAACCGGGCAGATGGGGTTCCGCCGGAACCTCTCCTCCGGGGAAATCACCGGACAGGTCTGGGCGCTCTCCGACATGCTGCAGGAACGGAACCGGGAGGCCTCGATCTCGAACATCGTCTTCATGGGGATGGGAGAACCACTCCTGAACACTGCAAACGTCATCGAGGCGGTCCTGAACCTCAGCACCCGCAAGTACCGCTTCAGCACCTCACAGCGCAAAATCACCATCTCGACGGTCGGCATCACTCCTGAAATCGACCGGCTTGCCGATACCGGCCTGAAAACCAAGCTGGCCGTCTCGCTTCACTCGGCCATCCAGGAAAAACGCGAAGCGCTGATGCCGCAGGCCGCCAGACAGTACCCGCTGGACAGGCTGCGCGAATCGCTCATTGGCTACGCATCCAAAACGGGAGAACCCGTAACCCTCGCCTACATGCTTCTCAAGGGCATAAACGACTCTGAAATGGATGCAAAGCGGCTTATACGCTACGCCTCCGGCTTTTTCTGCAAAATTAATTTGATTGATTATAATCCAATCGTTAATATAAAATTCGAGCCAGTTTGCGACGGCACAAGGGAACGGTTCCGTGACATTCTTCAGGATGCAGGCCTGCAGGTCACCATCAGGAAAAGCTATGGAACCCCCATCAATGCTGCATGCGGCCAGCTGGCGGCAGACTGCACGGGCAACAGCGACAATCTCTAA
- a CDS encoding winged helix-turn-helix domain-containing protein codes for MKETAPEEQAVADFNHQRLDKHIHARIRFAALSYLLAVGKASFVEIRDCINATDGNLSVHMRKLESAGYISCDKGFQLRKPHTIYSITGEGREAFLKYRRDIRSFLGPELSLKSA; via the coding sequence ATGAAAGAAACTGCCCCCGAAGAGCAGGCTGTAGCCGATTTCAACCACCAGCGCCTTGACAAGCATATTCATGCACGGATACGTTTTGCCGCCCTATCCTACCTCCTTGCCGTCGGAAAGGCTTCATTCGTGGAGATCCGCGACTGCATCAACGCAACGGACGGCAACCTCAGTGTCCATATGCGCAAACTCGAGTCGGCCGGCTACATCAGCTGCGACAAGGGGTTCCAGCTGCGCAAGCCGCATACCATCTACAGCATCACCGGTGAGGGTCGCGAAGCTTTTCTGAAGTACCGTCGGGACATCCGATCGTTTCTCGGCCCTGAACTCAGCCTGAAGTCGGCTTGA
- a CDS encoding DHH family phosphoesterase: MILPEFGRTLSGSDWSLLIDVLLDARHVVLTTHENSDGDGLGSEVALALVLSALGKEVTVFNPTPVPPNYRFLTESFPITHFDPKDEESLQELSLADVTVLLDANLRDRMGSLWPHVQFSKELGSMRLLCVDHHLEPDDFADLMVCESYASSTGELIYDLISAIGERQCRDLFTKEISQALYVAVMTDTGSFRFPKTSPYVYSLAGDLVAKGADAALVYDRIYNSLTPEALKLLGLALTSITILDDGVISWLFISRDMLKATGSKLFDTDLIVQYLLSVPSVQIAVLMVEMTDGRTKASFRSRGRVYVNQLAKKYGGGGHMNAAGCLFQFSSDRAQQVLLEDVRAFLKDPESFTY, from the coding sequence ATGATATTACCTGAGTTTGGAAGAACACTTTCCGGATCCGACTGGTCGCTTCTGATCGACGTTCTGCTTGATGCCCGCCACGTCGTATTGACCACCCATGAGAATTCCGATGGCGACGGCCTTGGTTCGGAAGTCGCCCTTGCCCTTGTGCTCAGTGCACTCGGCAAGGAGGTCACCGTCTTCAACCCGACGCCGGTCCCCCCTAACTACCGCTTTCTCACCGAGAGCTTTCCAATCACCCATTTCGACCCAAAGGACGAGGAGTCCTTACAGGAGCTGTCGCTTGCCGACGTGACGGTACTGCTTGATGCCAACCTCCGTGACCGGATGGGCTCGCTCTGGCCGCATGTCCAGTTCTCGAAGGAGCTGGGTTCCATGCGCCTGCTCTGCGTCGACCACCATCTCGAACCGGATGATTTCGCGGACCTCATGGTCTGTGAAAGCTACGCCTCTTCAACGGGGGAACTGATCTACGACCTCATTTCGGCAATCGGGGAGCGGCAGTGCCGGGACCTTTTCACCAAAGAGATCTCGCAGGCCCTCTATGTCGCGGTGATGACCGATACCGGCTCCTTCCGGTTCCCGAAGACCAGCCCCTACGTGTATTCACTGGCAGGCGACCTGGTGGCGAAAGGGGCGGACGCCGCCCTCGTCTACGACAGGATCTACAATTCGCTGACGCCAGAGGCGCTCAAGCTGCTCGGCCTCGCCCTCACCTCCATCACCATCCTCGATGACGGGGTGATCTCCTGGCTCTTCATCTCCCGCGACATGCTGAAAGCCACCGGCAGCAAGCTGTTTGATACCGATCTCATCGTTCAATATCTTTTAAGTGTGCCGTCGGTCCAGATCGCCGTCCTCATGGTCGAGATGACAGATGGACGGACGAAAGCGAGTTTCCGCTCGCGCGGCAGGGTCTATGTGAACCAGCTGGCCAAAAAATACGGCGGCGGAGGGCACATGAACGCTGCGGGATGCCTGTTCCAGTTCTCTTCCGACAGAGCGCAGCAGGTCCTGCTCGAGGACGTCCGCGCATTCCTTAAAGACCCCGAATCTTTCACCTACTGA
- a CDS encoding leucyl aminopeptidase, with amino-acid sequence MKTAATFSALQDLDADLLIFPFSSEGLKKAASPVLEAAGLSDAPLDDFKAAAGDTLVLYPRPGKLRAPRVMLVGTGEAGSLDDWHRAATAAASRAVDLEARRIVFDLPAAGGKAKPGIEAVAETLVEGCLFGAYRFERLKSGKLDKGEKKTAAKGKAKKAEKGIDLLTLRVPASALAAAEKGMASGLVIGSAQEMARNLVNLPGNHLQAEDIARAAAASGKQYGYGVTVLRKKEIESLRMGGLVAVNQGSLNPPTFTVMDYVPKKKAKATIALVGKGVTFDSGGISIKPSEGMGDMKSDMAGAAAVIGAVEAAARLALPVRIIGLIPATDNMPDGNAQKPGDVITTYSGITVEVGNTDAEGRLILADALTYAAQKYSPDAIIDLATLTGACIVALGYQVAGLFSNDDALAGAIEGAARDTGEKVWRLPLWELYDEQIKSDVADVSNTGSRGAGTITAAKFLEKFIDGHKKWAHIDIAGPSFPAKGAAKVNGGSGFGVRLLVELLRKWS; translated from the coding sequence ATGAAAACAGCCGCAACATTCTCCGCGCTCCAGGATCTTGACGCCGACCTCCTCATCTTTCCCTTCAGCAGCGAAGGCCTCAAAAAAGCCGCTTCTCCGGTTCTGGAGGCGGCAGGGCTTTCTGATGCCCCTCTGGATGATTTCAAGGCGGCGGCGGGCGATACGCTCGTTCTCTACCCTCGTCCGGGTAAGCTTCGTGCCCCTCGTGTGATGCTTGTCGGCACGGGCGAGGCCGGGAGCCTCGATGACTGGCATCGTGCAGCGACTGCTGCAGCGTCCAGGGCCGTCGACCTTGAAGCCCGCCGAATCGTTTTCGATCTTCCGGCTGCCGGCGGCAAGGCAAAGCCCGGCATTGAGGCGGTGGCTGAAACGCTGGTCGAGGGATGCCTGTTCGGCGCCTACCGGTTTGAACGTCTGAAAAGCGGCAAACTTGATAAAGGAGAGAAGAAAACGGCAGCGAAGGGAAAGGCAAAGAAGGCTGAAAAGGGCATCGACCTCCTGACCCTCCGGGTTCCGGCTTCGGCACTCGCCGCTGCTGAAAAAGGCATGGCCTCAGGGCTTGTCATCGGTTCGGCGCAAGAGATGGCCCGCAATCTCGTCAACCTTCCCGGCAACCACCTGCAGGCAGAAGACATTGCGCGTGCTGCCGCTGCATCCGGCAAGCAGTACGGGTACGGGGTGACGGTACTTCGCAAAAAGGAGATAGAGTCGCTCCGGATGGGCGGCCTTGTTGCCGTCAACCAGGGGAGCCTCAACCCACCGACCTTCACCGTCATGGACTATGTGCCCAAAAAGAAGGCGAAGGCGACCATCGCCCTCGTCGGCAAGGGTGTAACGTTTGATTCCGGCGGCATTTCCATCAAGCCGTCCGAGGGTATGGGCGACATGAAGTCCGACATGGCCGGAGCTGCGGCCGTCATCGGGGCTGTTGAAGCGGCTGCGCGCCTCGCCCTTCCGGTCCGCATCATCGGCCTGATTCCCGCTACCGACAACATGCCGGATGGCAACGCGCAGAAACCCGGTGACGTCATCACCACCTATTCGGGCATTACGGTCGAAGTCGGCAACACCGATGCCGAGGGGCGCCTCATCCTTGCCGATGCCCTGACCTATGCGGCTCAGAAGTACAGCCCTGACGCCATCATCGACCTTGCAACCCTCACCGGCGCCTGCATCGTAGCTCTCGGCTACCAGGTCGCCGGCCTGTTCAGCAACGATGACGCTTTGGCCGGTGCGATCGAAGGTGCTGCCCGCGATACCGGCGAGAAGGTCTGGCGCCTTCCTCTCTGGGAGCTATACGACGAGCAGATAAAGTCCGACGTGGCCGATGTCAGCAACACCGGAAGCCGGGGGGCAGGGACCATCACGGCGGCGAAGTTCCTCGAGAAGTTCATCGACGGCCACAAGAAATGGGCACACATCGACATTGCCGGTCCTTCGTTCCCTGCCAAAGGCGCAGCCAAGGTGAACGGCGGCTCGGGCTTCGGTGTCCGGCTGCTTGTCGAACTCCTCAGGAAATGGTCGTAA
- a CDS encoding esterase/lipase family protein: MSAQVSQPVLIVPGVLFWDSLYQGMRLALSERVPLERIEIAPVSLGDWIGFPPSPERSTNRVMKVIDRSLKRMAERFPGEKVTIVAHSGGGTVAMVYLLEKPFQGDCYHRGEQVSRLITLGTPFRTHEQYAKLKTDFIDRHLTPGFFRRCRVVSVVSDKYRGSPAGSLTEKMCHLFYRSTWGDGNASGDGIVPAESCRLEGAKNVIIPDAEHLPTPHTRWYGTNEGVRQWAGWLDSDGPEEHPPALK, from the coding sequence ATGAGCGCCCAGGTTTCACAGCCGGTTCTCATCGTACCGGGGGTCCTGTTCTGGGACTCCCTGTACCAGGGCATGCGTCTTGCGCTCTCAGAACGGGTTCCCCTTGAGAGAATCGAGATTGCACCGGTCAGCCTTGGGGACTGGATCGGATTCCCGCCCTCTCCGGAGCGCTCGACGAACCGGGTGATGAAGGTTATCGACCGCTCGCTGAAGAGGATGGCGGAGCGGTTCCCTGGAGAAAAGGTCACCATCGTCGCCCACAGCGGTGGCGGGACGGTCGCCATGGTCTACCTCCTTGAAAAGCCCTTCCAGGGTGACTGCTACCATCGTGGAGAGCAGGTATCGCGCCTCATTACCCTCGGCACGCCGTTCCGCACCCATGAGCAGTATGCGAAGCTCAAGACCGATTTCATCGACCGGCACCTCACGCCCGGTTTTTTTCGACGATGCCGGGTTGTTTCCGTCGTCAGCGACAAATACCGCGGTTCCCCCGCCGGCTCCCTCACTGAAAAGATGTGCCATCTGTTCTACCGCAGCACCTGGGGTGATGGGAATGCATCGGGAGACGGGATCGTACCGGCTGAAAGCTGCCGCCTCGAGGGGGCAAAGAACGTCATCATCCCGGATGCCGAGCATCTGCCGACCCCGCATACCCGTTGGTACGGCACGAATGAGGGGGTGCGGCAGTGGGCGGGGTGGCTTGATTCCGATGGGCCGGAAGAGCACCCCCCCGCGCTGAAATAG